The genomic window AATGATGTTATATGAATTTGTCGTATTTTTTAAAGATTCTCCTAAAAAcaaaatagattcatgaaatacttatAATAGTGTTATGTGAATTTGAGACAGGTAACAAAGTGCAGCCAAAAAGCCTCTTAGGGCTCGAATTTCTCAATTCAACGCATGTCTCATGTTCGAATGCCCGTTGAGCTTTAAACAACTCctcaaaacaaagaagaaaaaaaaaacatccgtATCTCGATTTTTTGCCATGCCTTGTAGCTTAAAATATGTGTCGATaaactttttgttgtttatgagTTTGTGGAATATATTATTGTAACTCACTCTTTAAAACTTCCAAATGCAATtatgaaagaagaaaccaaaaaagggagaaagaaagtgaGAAAAGCGATACAGAGCCGAGGCACTCTTTTTGGTTATACATCAACCAaaagatgaggatgaagatTATAGGAGCATTGGTGCTGGTGGATGGGCATGCATGCAGTTCCTTCTTTAACGTGCAAAGCGTTTGATTGATGGCACAGTTTCTCGCGAGCTGTCGGTCGGCACGCGGCCACCCACGCGCTGTGGATGCACGTTTGCATGTGCATTCCTATTGGCATATATTGTCTCATGGGATAGGCGAGACTCGTGTCAAACACCATCTATAAGCGAATGTTTCTCGAAACTCAACTGTAAAATCTTGGAATTACCAAATTTCGTCAGGTAAAAGTGGTTCATATACTTACCTTGCTGGGAGTACGAGTTTTAAGTCAACAAgctttagtatatatatatatatatatacgcgtGCAAGTCTGGGATGTTGATAGTGCTGATATACATTTGATCGTGTGTGATCCGGGGTAGAGCCAAGGGCTCGTATGAACCTTAGCCccactcaaatttttttttttttaaatttatatgtaaattttaaaaaatttcagttgttttatataaaatttttgaaaaaatcatattttggccctaatcaaaatttagaaaatgtaaTTCGACCCCCTCATAAACATTTCTAGCTCCGCCTCTATGTTTGATGCACACAGCACCACTTAGGGTTCAGAGCAAGAATCAAGCCACATTACAATTGACGATCCTTTTGTCACCACTTTCATTTTGACGTGATCTTGTAGTGAAGATGCGTTGTTAGGTTCTCCATTTTTTTAGCTCAAGCAACAAAGTTTGGAACgcgcgtgtgtgtatatatatatatatatatatatatatatatatatgcaggggcggaagggggggggggggcgcctaggccatggccccaccccaaccaatttttttttaaaaaatttagtgtaaaaattgattttttttttttttgtctcaatgtattttttgaatataagttcagtttggccctacccaaatccaatccacaAAACCTAGTCCCTATTTGGCCCGTCTTTGcgaaaaatcctggctccgcccatGTATATATGACTTTATGTGGTTGCGGCGGAGCCTGCTCAAACGAACATGGTGGTCTCACATTTTTCTCAATTGCGATTTTCCGCAATTCTAACCCTTTCATATAAATTCTTGGTTCACATATGGCTGCTAATTCCTTTTGTCTCTTAGGAATAATTCTCCTGATTCTTAGGCTCCTCTGGCCTGAGATTGTAGGCTTGTAAGAGGAGCTGTTTCTTGGTATTCTTTCATTCTCCGGTAACATTCCAACAGATTTGAATTCCCCTATGTATCCAATGGATCAGATGATACCACAGGGCATGTCCAAATAGTGGATAATATTGGGGGCTATCGACTAAATCGGCCTATATTGGTCAATACCACCCTATCTCAACTGAtcatatattcatgaaacaatattttaaaaagttatttttcattattttcacaatttttatgGATAACAAGAGCCTGACATAGACTGATCTGCACCAGTGATATGCTTATGGATTTTGATATGAGACAATCCGATACTGATAACATTGCATGATTCCTAATCTGGCATAAACACATCCGGAACAATTGGTATgggcctgatttttttttttttggctttattTAAGGGGATCGATGCGTTTATCATGTGTAATCGGAAAGCTCAGCATAACAATTACTTGAAACTTTTCTATAAGATTCAATAAGAAGTGAATAATCGATACAATGGATGCACAAAAGCATGATAACGGAAAACTACGTACTCAATCTTCTTTAAATTAGTAATAACTTAACTAATTTGATtctgaacattttttttcattcaataagCATGAAAGCACACTCGTCTATAGCCTCATATCAAATCAAAGCATGTCCAACTGCTATGTTTTTTATTGGGATCAAAACTGAAACACTTATAGCGTGAGGATTGGAAAAATATGATCAGTAAAAGACAAACTTGCGAGTCGTCTAAACAGTGACTACTCGAACGGGCCATTTGGCAATAATAATAAACTCTTACTGCTCTCATGTacctctcaaaaaaaaattggggtgaattcataaaacattgagTTATAGTATTCAATAAATTTGCctcaattttctaaattttggcaCGAGCcgaatatcatttttcaaaatcttgtttttgaagTGGGGTCAGGGCCCCCCATGTGAGCCCCCCTTAGCTCCACCCCTTAAATAGTTACACTTAATTTACAAACAAGTCCTCAAACATAATGATGAAATCACATTGAACAACCATGTTTTTTTAGGTTGAGGTCCAAAAAGAAACCGCACGTACACGGGGCCTAGGCTAGTACACAATCAATTTAGTTAGTGTCCAACCTTATATTAGTGACGAGCCCAACCAACTACACTAGACCCCTTGGGGCAACTATGCTTGCTAATGACATGTTCTACCAAGATGGGTTCGACCCGGAGCCTCCAAACCAATAAGTTCGAGTCCACACTTGGTGCATTTTTTAATGTGCAACTTGCTAAGCGTCCAACCGTTGGcttataaaacaagaaaaaggaaaccttGCGGCAGAcatcaactctttttttttttctctctctctcttgtttgtaCAAGAAGGGACTTcttgtcttcaaattttgttaaacatttttcatcttatcggctctctctctctctctcacacacacacatctatattgaataaaGAGTAACTCTGCCATTGCAAAGTTACCCAGTCATTTAACACTAAGACATTTATCAAAAGTGGATGGATGGTTGAGacaaacaaggagaaaaggtgTAATCcaaaccatttattttttttgctaaaaaacattttaaataaaacacaagcatcttaatatatttataactAACCCCAAGAGGTGGTAGGCGGCAAGGTGGTCCGACTCTTCTAAGAACTCAGGTTCGAATATTGGAGTGGTCATTGTCACGTCTTAGTGCGTTCTACCTTTGGCCTGATGTATGCTCTGTGAAAACCTAAGGGGACAGACACAAGAGGGAGGCAGCCAATGAACTGGCAGAATGactcacccttaaaaaaaaaataacaatatatttataactattttgatataaagcATGCTTGGATGCAagctgtttttatgaaaaatgtaaatttttctattatcaaaatgttatgTTGTGTGAGCTATTCagttttgcttattataaaaacactattaaaatctaaaaaaaaaaaacttaatacaTGTTTTGTATTAACCTATTCTTAAGAGCTTATCatcacattgcaaaaaaaaaaaaaaacactttaaacatcaaaattaaagcGTCTGGTTTTGACAGGACGGGAGAGAATGGAGGGAGgggaaatgacaaaaatgagtaaaatgattttgcttcttcttctttaactGCCCAACGGCATGTAAAGCAGCACCACTCTTCAGGAAGAAAATCTAAAACCGTTAGGCAGTTTCATTTACAAGTACGTTCTGACGTGTCTTTGAAGAATTAGACGTTGCTACAGAGTTTCAGATGCTTCTTCATTGTTGTTTTCCAATAGAGGTTGACAAAATAGAAGTTTTAGATGCTTCTTTAGTGCTGTTTTTCAATAGAAGTTCTCAAAATAGAAGTTCCAGATGCTTTTTCATTGcttttttccaataaaagtcCCCAAAATAAAAGTTCCAGATGCTTCTTCATTATCGTTTTCCAATAGAAGTCCCCAAAATAGAACTTCCAATGCTTCTTCATTGCTGTCTCTAATAGAAGTCCCCAAAATAGAAGTTCCAGATGCTTCTTCATAgctgtttttcaataaaaattccTAAAATAGAAGTTTCAGATGCTTCTTCATTGCTGTTTTCCAATAAAAGTCCCCAAAATAGAAGTTCTAAATGCTTCTTCATAGCAGTCCCCAAAAAGTTTCAGATGCTTCTTCATTGCTATTTTCTAATAGAAGTCTCCAAAATAGAAGTTCAATATGCTTCTTCATTGTTGACAGGACGGGCGTCAGgactagtacttttatatgcATGCCACGAGCGCATTCACGAGCACTAGCTTTCCTGGCTTAGGGGAGTCTTTCAGTCAGCTATCCCACTAATGCAATTCGATGCTTCCTGCGTCGCAGGAAGGTTCCTCAAAGCCCCTTATCGAGACACTCTTTCTTAGTCCCTTTGCCTTCTCCTTTTCGATGCAATCTCTTTAGATGCCACTTCCTCTATGAAAGAAAAGAGCGTTCCATCAGGAAAGAAAGTCAGCCAAGGAAAGGAAGAACTGAACTTCTAAGCTGGCATAAGGGAACGAGTGAAGCGAGTGCGCCAACTCAAAGCACAACATGAACAAAGATGGATTTgtgaatgagaaagaaaagtttcCAATATGAATAGGAAGAAATGGGGGAATGGCAAATTGCTCCAGCCCACGTCATTGTTTAATCAACATCGTCACGCTAAGACTCTGGGTGAGGGCTTACCCAACGTCATGAGCACTGAAAAGCGAGTGCTTTCTGAAAGAAGGGATCAAGGTTTGATGGACAAttgtctttctctttgatattcaatgaaacactaatgacatacaattgtcatttctcctttcattttcattaacgACACTAAAGGACACTAAAGGTCACTGgttcaggtcagacaaatcctgaaaaatGCTGACCACTctaatggaaaggaaaagatcttcttgaaaggaaaaacaattgaTGGTAGGATCAATTGCAATTATATGTCATTATCCATACCAATGCCGTTGGATCTTGGTATAAGTTTACTAATCATAGGTTGATATGGTGTTAGCTCCACCGGAGATAGGTATGGAAGCCCCTATGGGTATATCCAGGTATGCTTGTAGATAAGGAATTGAACTTCTTCattgttgttttccacaagaAGTCCCCAAAACAGTTTTATCCATGATCCATTGGCTTTCTTCGATgcttcttcattattgttttccaATAGAAGTCCCAAAATAGTTTTATCCACGATCCTTTGGCTTTTGCGATGCTTCTTCATTGCTGTTTTCCGATAAAAGTCTCCAAAATAGTTTTGTCCACGTTCCATTGGCTTTCTTCGATGCTTTCAGTAATACCGCATTTAGAAACCATTATATCTTATGCAGGTATCTCTGTCTGTCTGCGTCTCTGGAGTTTCATATGCAGCTACACTGCATCAGAACCTCAGTAGAATCCAAGGAAGAATACAATCGAAATTACATGTCAAACAAATTTAATACACCAACGAGATCAGGAAACCAATCTGCCAATATGCTTCAAACCGACTTAAGCATGTATCCCACTATTTATGATCACAAATCACGCAAAAGGGAAAATCGTCTCAGGTGAGGTCCTATTACATGTCTCAAAAACTGTGCCACTCCATAATTTGTTGAAACAATCTTAACCGTCCATTTTAAACATCCATCAGCAAGTATGAAGGTTTTATATGGGGACTGAGAGACCTTGTTCACgaattttttgggaaaaaactTGGAAGTATTTTGTCAGAACTGATCGGTTTTCGAAGCACAGTAAAAGGCACTATTTCATTAGCTTCTATAGTTGTTATGGAAAGGAACAAAGGAAAAGACTGAGAGAAAGCTAACCAACCATTTATGCCTTCTACAGAGAACCGACAAGCATGCTTTCGACAATGCTTTTGTCATTCAGCGCAACCTTCAAATCTAAGCTTTCTATGCGACGCAACAGGCACAAGCTTAGAAGAAAAGTTGACTTATAATTTCAAATAACATTAAAAGTTATGCATGTCGAAAAAGAATATATCATAGAGGTAGGGTTCTAGCCAATCAAAAGGAGAAGTCACTAAAAAGCAGTGGCTTTCTCTACCCCTCTTCAGGAAAGTAGGAATTAACTTGGACGGAATTCTCGATCGGATAAATTGGTTTTGCaatccaaatgaaaaaaaaaagtgaacagcTTGCACGGCAAAATTCTGCAAAAGGAGCTCCAGATCACAAAAGCATATAAAACCAGACTGACGATATTTGAATATACCGTCGCACCATCAAGTTTCGTATAAGAATCTGGTCAGTTAAGTTACTTTTGTAGGCGATGTTCATATGCTTAATCAATTTTCCCTACCCCAACCCACTCTTTCGTTAAGCAGAAAATCGCAAACCAACACTGGAACTGCAGAGAACGCTCTATCCGTACATATATTTTGTGCACAAGAGAAAACTAACACTGCATCTGATCCTCTAGTTCTTACACTTCATGGAGAGAGATAAATGTGCATCTGAATAGTAGTTCCGATAAGAGATCCCAGATCCGTCATCGAGTAATGACGATCTATGAGCACATGGTCATTTCCTAAAGTGGGCATCAACCGCCTGCATCTGTTTCTAATATGCATATTTAAGTTTATTACAAGCTAGTTACTTGCATTCTCATGACAAAGCTGAAACAATTGCAACTGCCTTCTGTCTAGTACCATGCTCCCCAAgggcaagaaaaaagaagaaaattttgagcACATGAAGTCCTGATCTGAAAACCCACATCGTCAAATAATTTGTTATTTGGAGATGTTAATTCAAGCATCGTCATTACTACGTGTAGGCAAGATTTCACAGAACCACATTCTCAATCTTGCTAAAAAACGCCGGCATATCATGAACTTCCTCTTCTATAGTTCAAGGGGGAAAAAACTGATGTATATAGAACCCAAGGAAAACAAAGCGAAAATAATGGCGCCATACCTTGTTCACCGTGAACTATTGAAGAAACAGATCCATTATCAGAGCAATGTGCATGAAACTCTTTACCTCTTACACTCCACTCCTTCTCTAACTAACTTCTCCTTCGCGAATTGCTACTTCTCAAGCTTAATTCCTTCGTGGAATTGAGCAATAAACTTATCAGCCTTAACATTAACATCAGGGCTTGGGCAGAAGAGTGAATTTTCACTTCTTTCTTCACTTCGTCTCTGATCATTTAGGCCCTCATACACCCTCCTCGACTCCCTTCGGGTCTGAACAGCCTTACTTTGCTTCACCGTGCTCTCCTCTGGCACTGAGAACGGCGGGGGAGGCAGATATGGGATTGATCTTCCGCTACTACTGTCAATACTGCTGCTACGAACTTCTATTTGCAGCTTCTGCTTTTCTTTGATGAATGATGGCAAGGCAGGCCGCGGGATTGAAGAATCCCTGCTAGCGGCATTCTCTTTTCTAACATTTTCCGGTCTTTCGGTGGACGAGGATGCTTCATTGGGGGTGCCCAAATGGGGAGGGAGGGATGATGGCGGCGGCACTGGTGGAAGAAGCCGGCCTGAATGGGGTCTCAGCTTTTCCATCTTGGACTCGTTCTTCAGGTCTGCAAACCATTGATGGAAGAAGGACGAGGGTGGCGGTGGCGACAAAGGAGGAGGGACCAGGATCTCGGCTGTGGGTTCGGTGCTTCCCACGACTTGAAGAGGGGGACGCGTCGGAGGAACTGAGAGAGAGGGGCAAGGAGGGTCGGAATATAGAAAACAAGGACGGCCGCCACCACCAAAGTGGGAATGAGGGCCAATGGGGAGAGTAAAACGGCGAACACGCCATTCGGTATCCGACTATTTCGGCGGCTATGGCCCCTGTGGCGGCGGAAATCCTGGTTAGTCTCCGCCCAGAATGGGGTTACACCTCCGCCCTCCGCCTCCATGGTGGTGGCGGTGATGGTGGTGGAGCCGAGAGAGAAAGCGGGAGGTCGAGAGAAGGTAAGGATCTGGGACTTCAAAAAGGAGTGGAAGGGAGTGCAGGATATAAAAGTCCTCTTCAGGGTTAATTTAGTAACTTCGTTATGAGGATGCAACCCATCGTGCGGTCGGAAACTCGGAGGGATGGACGACGCGGCAGATGTTTAGTCCCGGAAAACGtatggatatggatatggatatggattttaatttgaatctgaataagAAATATAATTTGGTCgttagggtgtgtttgatggCAGCGTAGCTTATTTCAAATATAAGATACTGAAGATTAAGCTACGCTGCCATCAAACACTCCCTAACGACCAAATTATATTTcttattcagattcaaattaaaatccatatccatatccatatccataCGTTTTCCGGGACTAAACATCTGCCGCGTCGTCCATCCCTCCGAGTTTCCGACCGCACGATGGGTTGCATCCTCATAACGAAGTTACTAAATTAACCCTGAAGAGGACTTTTATATCCTGCACTCCCTTACACTCCTTTTTGAAGTCCCAGATCCTTACCTTCTCTCGACCTCCCGCTTTCTCTCTCGGCTCCACCACCATGGAGGCGGAGGGCGGAGGTGTAACCCCATTCTGGGCGGAGACTAACCAGGATTTCCGCCGCCACAGGGGCCATAGCCGCCGGAATATTCGGATACCGAATGGCGTGTTCGCCGTTTTACTCTCCCCATTGGCCCTCATTCCCACTTTGGTGGTGGCGGCCGTCCTTGTTTTCTATATTCCGACCCTCCTTGCCCCTCTCTCTCAGTTCCTCCGACGCGTTCCCCTCTTCAACTCGTGGGAAGCCTTCAACTTGCTGCTCGTCCTCTTTGCTATCCTGACCGGAATCTTTAGCAGAAACACCAGTGCCGGTGGCCACCAGCCACACCATCAAGAGAGCGACCCCTTCGCTGCCAAGCTCTTTGACTTTCCGGGAAAGTCCGAAGACCGAAATGGCCACGACGAGGTCGGCGGCAGCCGCATTATCTTCCAAAGATCTGATCCACTTCGCAACGAGGAGACACATCCCGCTGCCGTCCAAGAGGAAGCTCCATTGTCTCAGGATTTGAAGGCGGCCTGGTTTCCGGACGACGGCCGGAAGACAGAGAGGTTCGGTTCCCAGGGCAATCTGATTTCCGCGGACGCTCATTTTCAGAGGGACGCTGATTTCGGAGAGTGCAGTTTGGGATCTTCCTCTTCGTCTTCTGCTCATTCTCCTCCCAAAGCCAGTAACGTCGACCATGGCTCTCTGATTCGGAGGAGGCGTTCTCCTACATCATTCCCTCATGCTCCTCCTCCGCTGGAAAATATTGAAACGGAAGACGGCTTTGTTGTTCCGAGTAGGCGTTCTCCTCCACCACTGCTTCTTCCTTCGGGATCCATTAACGTGGACGGCAGCTCTAGCATCCGGAGAAAGCATTTTCCTCCATCATTGCTTTCTCATTCTCCGGAGGCTATTAACGCCGATGACGGCGCTGACGTCGAGAGGAAGCATTCCCGTCCACCGTTGGTTTATCCTCCTCTTGAAACCATGAACTCCGATGACGGCTACGTCATGCAGAGGAAGCATTCTTCTCCGCCACTAAAGTCACTTTCTCCACCTCCGCTGCCACATTCCGCTTACCCTCATGCACCCGAAACACTGGAAAGCAAAACCAAGAGAAGGAGCAAGCACAAGAGCAAGGACGCTCCCTCCTCGCTTACTGCCCCTTCGAGCTCccggaagaaggagaagaacaagaagaagaaggagaaggagaaggaggagaaggagaagaagaagagcagagGCCCCGAACCCACAGCCGAGATCCTGGTCCCTCCTTCTTTACCGCCACCGCCACCCTCGTCCTTCTTCCATCAATGGTTTGCAGACATGAAGAACGAGTCCAAGATGGAAAAGCTGAGACCCCATTCAGACCGGCTTCTGCCACCGCTGCCGCCGCCATCATCCCTCCCTCCCCATTTGGGAACCACCAAAAAAGCATCCTCGTCCACCGAAAGACCGGAAAATGCTAGAAAAGATAATGTCGGTAGCAGGGATTCTTCAATCCCGCGGCCTGCCTTGCCATCATTGATCAAAGAAAAACAGAACCTGCAGATAGAAGCTCGTAGCAGCAGTAGTGACAGTAGTAGCGGAAGATCAATCCCGTATCTGCCTCCACCGCCTCCTCCGCCGTTCGCAGTGCCAGAGGAGAGCACAGTGAAGCAGAGTAAGGCTGTTCAGACCCGAAGGGAGTCGAGAAGGGTGTACGAGGGCCTAACTGAACAGAGAAGAAGTGAAGAAAGAAGTGGAAATTCATTCTGCCCAAGCCCTGATGTTAATGTTAAGGCTGATAAGTTCATTGCTCAATTCCACGAAGGAATTAGGCTCGAGAAGTTGCAATTTGCGAAGGAGAAGTTGGTTAGAGAAGGAGTGGGGAGTAAGAGGTAAAGGGTTTCATGCACGATGCCTGATAATGGATCTGTTTCTTCAATAGTTCACAGTGAACAAGGTATGGCGCCATTGTTTTCGCTTTGTTTTACTTGGGTTCTATATACATCAGTTTGTTTTCCCCCTTGAACTATAGAAGAGGAAGTTCATGATATACCGGCGTTTCTGAGCAAGATTGAGAATGTGGTTCTGTGAAATCTTGCCTACACGTAATAATGACGATGCTTGCATTATTATCTCCAAATAACAAATTATTTGACGATGTGGGTTTTCAGATTAGGACTTCATGtgctcaaaattttcttattttttcttgccCTTGGGGAGCATGGTACTAGACAGAAGGCAATTGCAGTTGTTACTTAGCTTTGTCATGAGAATGCAAGTTGTTAGCTTGTAATAAACTTAAATATGCATATTAGAAACAGAAGGTCCTATTCAGATGCATAATTGTCTCTCTCCATGAAGTGAATTGTAGGTACTAGAGGATCAGATGCAGCGTTAGTTTTCTCTTGTGCACAAAATATATGTAGGGATAGAGCATTCTCTGCAGTTGCAGTGTTTGTTTGCGATTTTCTGCTTAACGAAAGAGTAGGTTGGGATAGGGAAACTTGATTAAGCATACGAACATCGCCTACAAAAGTAGCTTAACTGACCAGATTCTTATAAGAAACTTGATGGCGTGACGGTATATTCAAATATCGTCAGGAATCTCTGGTTTTATATGCTTTTGTGATCTGTGGCTCCTTTTGCAGAATTTTGCGGAGCAAgctgttcacttttttttttttcatttgcattgcAAAACCAATTTATCCGATCGAGAATTCCGTCCAAGTTAATTCTTACTTTCCTGAAGAGGGATAGAGAAAGCCACTGCTTTTTAGTGACTTTTCCTATTGATAGGCTAGAACCCTACCTCTATGATATATTCTTTTTCGACATGCATAACTTTTAATGGCTTTTACATTATTTGAGATTAAAAGTTAACTTTTCTTCTAAGCTTGTGCCTGTTGCGTCATATAGAAAGCTTAGATTGGAAGGTCGCGCTGAATGACAAAAGCGTTGTCGAAAGCCTGCTTGTTGGTTCTTTGTAAAGGGCATAAATGGTTGGTTTGCTTTCTCTCaagttttttcctttgttcttttcCGTAACAATTATACAACTGATGAAACTAATGCCTTTTACTGTGCTTCGAAAACCGATCAGATTGAAGGGGTTCTGACTAAATACTTCAACTTCTTTCCCAAAAAATTCGTGGACAAGGTCTCTCCCCATATAAATTGACGCCACTAGGAAACCTTCATACTTGCTGATGGATAACATCAAACGGCTTTAAAATGGACGGTTAAGATTGTTTCAACAAATAATCTGAGTGGCACAGTTTTTGAGACATGTAGTAGGAGCTCACCTGGGAGACGATCATCCCTTTTGCGTGATTTGTGATCATAAATAGTGGGATACATGCTTGCGTCGGTTTCAAACATATTGGCAGATTGGTTTCCTGATCTCGTTGGTATATTAAATTTGTTTGACATGTAATTTCGATTATATTCTTTCTTGGATTCTACTGAGGTTCTGATGCTGTGTAGCTGCATATTAAACTCCAttgtagagggagagagagagagacagagatacATGCATAAGATATAAAGGTTGCTAAATGCAGTATTACTGTTTTCTTCGTTAGGCACCATTTCAGCCAGAGAGCGGGTGGCCTACTGTGTCCTGGAGTCTGAAAGGAGCAACAGTGTTTCACTGTTCTGCCTGCACCTGCTGGCCGGAAAACAGGGGTGCCTATCCGAAGAGCATGGCGCCATCTAAGTCTACTCCAATAAGTTTCTTGCCCGAACGGTGGCTGATTTTACTGAATCGTGCAGGTCAGGCGGGTGATATGTGCCTTCCTGCCACTGCAACCCCTCTTGGGTTTATGAATTCGGTTTATGGTTATAATAGTTCTCGTATGTATGTTTGGTTTTGCAGCGTCCAAAGTCCAAAAACAGGGGAAAgaatctttgttttctttatattggAAAGCTCATTAATTTAAAACCCGAGTGTGCGTGGGGCAGGATCGATTAGTTCCTGTTTTTGTCAGTTCAGATGGTACTCCTCTGGTCTCGCAGTAGGGAAAAGTTCAGTCTGTGG from Nymphaea colorata isolate Beijing-Zhang1983 chromosome 6, ASM883128v2, whole genome shotgun sequence includes these protein-coding regions:
- the LOC116255523 gene encoding verprolin-like; its protein translation is MEAEGGGVTPFWAETNQDFRRHRGHSRRNIRIPNGVFAVLLSPLALIPTLVVAAVLVFYIPTLLAPLSQFLRRVPLFNSWEAFNLLLVLFAILTGIFSRNTSAGGHQPHHQESDPFAAKLFDFPGKSEDRNGHDEVGGSRIIFQRSDPLRNEETHPAAVQEEAPLSQDLKAAWFPDDGRKTERFGSQGNLISADAHFQRDADFGECSLGSSSSSSAHSPPKASNVDHGSLIRRRRSPTSFPHAPPPLENIETEDGFVVPSRRSPPPLLLPSGSINVDGSSSIRRKHFPPSLLSHSPEAINADDGADVERKHSRPPLVYPPLETMNSDDGYVMQRKHSSPPLKSLSPPPLPHSAYPHAPETLESKTKRRSKHKSKDAPSSLTAPSSSRKKEKNKKKKEKEKEEKEKKKSRGPEPTAEILVPPSLPPPPPSSFFHQWFADMKNESKMEKLRPHSDRLLPPLPPPSSLPPHLGTTKKASSSTERPENARKDNVGSRDSSIPRPALPSLIKEKQNLQIEARSSSSDSSSGRSIPYLPPPPPPPFAVPEESTVKQSKAVQTRRESRRVYEGLTEQRRSEERSGNSFCPSPDVNVKADKFIAQFHEGIRLEKLQFAKEKLVREGVGSKR